From one Amaranthus tricolor cultivar Red isolate AtriRed21 chromosome 17, ASM2621246v1, whole genome shotgun sequence genomic stretch:
- the LOC130804015 gene encoding uncharacterized protein LOC130804015 produces MTEALSSMASVSCSISSPFISKFFCTNKFQPPHHPLRNLRNNLVVKRLKIEATTSCKATRTSEQELDIADEDSIGVDNLRCFVELNLGTWTGSFHQFDADGNLLHKVTTKLSASSYGEDDLISLIQTLYIKQPPSGTSISGYEEEPEWAEYKIKESNIFTVDKYQQIGFFPNERAFALRYQTAGMLETVLRQGVLGEDDIGEKNPRNLKLPSSCPSIVCENCIYSMNHDMRARAFHIMDPKGILEMLLVFLEQRGGVVEAAPSLTNLEDDKNRLLPFLGRWKGCSVTKRSGVYGATMSEHNTVASLEIDENGQLIQEMTSTAKETNVTTNVQWTGTIHDNLIKFDKGFQITLLPGGMYMGCPTNIAKSLGESTSFHIEFCWLESPDKRQRLVRTYDVEGLAVSSTYFLETKV; encoded by the exons ATGACAGAAGCACTATCTTCTATGGCATCGGTGTCATGTTCCATTTCCTCTCCATTTATCTCTAAATTTTTTTGTACCAACAAATTCCAACCACCACACCATCCGCTCCGCAACCTCAGGAACAATCTGGtagttaaacgcttaaaaattgaAGCCACAACATCATGTAAAGCTACCAGAACTTCTGAACAAGAATTGGACATAGCTGATGAGGACTCTATTGGCGTCGACAATCTCCGTTGCTTTGTTGAACttaatcttggtacttggactGGTTCTTTTCAT CAATTTGATGCTGACGGTAATCTTCTACATAAAGTGACCACTAAGCTTTCTGCAAGTTCTTATGGTGAAGATGATCTTATTAGCCTCATCCAGAC gtTGTACATTAAACAACCTCCTTCAGGCACATCCATATCTGGTTATGAGGAGGAGCCAGAGTGGGCAGAGTACAAAATTAAAGAATCCAACATATTTACCGTGGACAAGTATCAACAG ATTGGCTTCTTCCCTAATGAAAGGGCATTTGCCTTGAGATACCAGACTGCTGGTATGTTGGAGACTGTATTACGACAGGGAGTTCTAGGAGAAGATGACATCGGTGAAAAAAATCCTAG AAATTTGAAGCTTCCCTCTTCGTGTCCGTCCATCGTCTGTGAGAATTGCATTTATTCAATGAACCATGATATGCGAGCTAGAGCATTCCATATCATGGACCCCAAAGGAATTCTGGAGATGCTTCTTGTATTTCTTGAACAGAGAGGAGGTGTGGTTGAAGCAGCCCCCAGCTTAACAAACTTAGAG GATGACAAGAACCGACTTCTACCTTTTCTTGGTCGGTGGAAGGGCTGTTCAGTCACTAAACGCAGTGGTGTGTATGGTGCAACTATGTCAGAACACAATACTGTAGCTTCACTAGAAATTGATGAAAATGGTCAATTGATCCAG GAGATGACTTCAactgcaaaagaaaccaatgtGACGACTAACGTACAATGGACAGGTACAATACATGATAATTTGATAAAATTTGATAAAGGTTTTCAGATAACTTTGTTGCCTGGAGGTATGTATATGGGATGCCCGACTAATATTGCTAAAAGCCTCGGAGAATCTACATCTTTTCACATTGAGTTTTGTTGGCTCGAGTCACCTGATAAAAGGCAGAGATTGGTTCGCACTTACGATGTCGAAGGTTTGGCTGTCTCCTCAACCTACTTTTTGGAGACTAAGGTGTAA